CGGCGCCAGGCCGAGCGAAGGCTCGTCGAGCAGCAGCAGCCGCGGCGAGGCCATCAGCGCCCGGCCGATGGCGAGCATCTGCTGTTCGCCGCCGGAAAGGAGCCCGGCGCGCTGCCGCCTGCGTTCCGCGAGGATCGGGAAAAGGTCGTAGACGCGCTCGCGCGAGGCCGCTTTGGCCGCCCGGCCGCGCACCCGGATCCCGCCGGCCCGCAGGTTCTCCTCGACAGTGAGCCGGCCGAAGATCCGCCTGCCTTCGGGCACCTGGACGACCCCGCTGGTCACCATCCGGCCGGGGGTGGCGCGGCGCAGTTCGCGGCCGTCCAGCCGGAGCCGTCCGCGCTCGATCGTCGCCTGGTACAGGCCGAGAGTGCCGGACACCGCGCGCAGCAGAGTGCTCTTGCCCGCGCCGTTGCTGCCGAGCACCGCGACGATGCCGCCTTCCGGTACTTCGACGGTTACTCCGCGCAACGCCTGGACCGCGCGGCCGTAGCGGACCGCGAGGTCGTCGACCGCGAGCAGCGGAGTGCTGCCGGCGGGCGGGTGCGACGCGTCTGACGGCAAGACGATCCTCCTCACCTGGGAGTATCCATCCGGAACCATGCCAGCGGACAGCAGCGATCGTCTGTTGCGCGGACCGTCTCCGCTATCTGCAAATGGAGAGTCAAAGTGGCGTGGATCACTAACGAAAGGGAAAACATCACCAATGCGATGACCCTTAGTGAGCACCCGTGGCGCTCAGAGCAACCGGGCCTCGGAGGCTTTCGCGATCGCCTCGACCCGGTTGCGGGCGCCGAGCTTGCCCATCGCGCTCTGCAGATACGTCTTGACCGTGTTGCGGGTGAGGCCGAGTTCAGCGGCGACCTCCGGATTCGTGTGCCCAGTGGCGACCAGCCGCAGCACCTCGTACTCGCGCCGGGTGAGCCCGACCCGCAGCAGCGCCTCCCGCAGCCGGTTGCCGGACGCGGCGTCGACCCGCGGGTCCATGACGGTCTGGCCGCGGTGGGCGTCCTGGATGGCGCTCGCCAGATCAGTGGTCGACACGTCCTTCAGCAGGCACCCGACGACGCCTTCCTCCAGCGCGGCGGGCAGCGCGGCGTGGTCGGCGTAGGCGGTGAAGAGCAGCACCCGGGCGGCCGGGCGCACCGTCCGGAGTTTCCGGATGACCTCGGTGGCGAGCATGTCGGGCAGCCGCAGGTCGAGCAGCACCACGTCCGGGTCCAGCGCGGCCGCCGCCTCGAGTGCCTCGCGTCCGGTGCGCGCCGAGCCGGCCAGCACCACGTTCGGCTGCGAACGCAGCAGGAGCGCGACCCCCTGGGTGACCACCGGGTGGTCGTCGACGACCAGGACCCGGATCGGCTCATTCACGGTCGACCACGGGAATCCGGGCACGGACGGTGATGCCGCCGTCCTCGTTCCCGACCACGGACAGCGTGCCGCCGAGGCGGGCGACGCGCTCGCGGCAGGCGTTCAGGCCCATCCCGCGGGAAGACTCGGCGGGTTGCTCGCCGCCCCAGCCCAGCCCGTCGTCGGCGATGGCGAGGATGATGCCGCCGCCGAAGCACGCCACGCTCACCACCACCGAACTCGCCTTCGCGTGTTTCTCGACGTTCACCATCGCTTCCCGGGTGATCGCGACCAGCGCGGCGTTGCGCCCGGCGTCCAGCTCCGGCAGGTCGGTGAGGGCGACGCAGCGCGCGGCCACCCCGGTGCGATGGGCAAAGGCTTCGCAGTCGCCGCGCAACGTCGCGGTGAGGGCTTGTTTGGGCGAGACGTCGTCCAGCACTGCCAACGATTCGCGGAACACCGCGGCTGTCTCGGCGATTCGCGCTTCGACGCCGCGCAGTTTCGCGATCAGCTCCGGCGCGGCGGTCGCGTCGGACTGCAGGTCGCGTACCTCGGCGCCGATGCCGAACAACAGCGCGCCGACCGAGTCGTGCAGCGCGATCGCGATCCGGCGACGCTCGTTCGCCAGGGTGCTGCGGGTGTGACTGGCGATGCGGTCGGCGAGGTGCAGCGACGCGGCGGCCGGCTCGGCCACCTCTTCCATTCGGGCCACCACGGCGTCCCCCAGGTCGGTTTCCTCCCGGGACGCGCCGTAGACGACGCCGAGCACCTCGTCGTTGCGGATGAGCGGAACCGCCACCATGGCGCCGATCCGCTCGGAGCGGATCACCTCGTCGAATTGGTGGGTGATCCGGGAGGACGCGCAGTAGTCCGGCACCCACATCGGCCGCGTCGTGGCGAGGGTCTTCCCGCCGAGGCCCAGCCCGCGCGGCACTTCGAGGTTGCGCAGCGCGGACCCGGAGGCGCCCGCCCAGCCGCGGATCACCAGCAGGTCGGCCCCCTCCAGCGCGGCCGCGTAGCCGAGGTCGAGGCCGGTGCAGCTGCGGACCCGGTGCGAGGTCGCGCGCAGCAACGCGGCGCGATCGAGCAGCCCGGTGATGTCACCGTGCTCCTCGACGAGCCGGCTCAGCGCTTCGACCTGGCCGAGAATCCCGTCGGTCCCTGCCCGTGCCATGGCAGTACTGTGACACATCCCACATCGTGCGACCATCGCCGAACGGGTGGTCAGCCGCGTGTCGCGGCCAGCCAGCCGGCGACAGCCGCGGCGGCCACCGCGAGCGCCGACAGCGGTGCCAGCAACCGGCTGACCGGTACGAAACTTGTTGCCAGCAAAGGCATCGCGAAACCGGTGTAGGCCCAGGCGTAGAACAGGCCGGTGCAGGCGCCCCGCGTATCGGGCCGGGCAAGTTCGCCGATCAGCCGCAACCCGGCGTAGAGGCACAAGCCCCCGCCCGCGCCGAGCAAAACCCCGCCGGCGAGCACGACCGCGGTGGACTGCGGCGCGGCGGCCGCCGCGGCCGCGCCGTAGCCGAGAGCGCCGAGCGCCGCGCCCGTCGCCCCGCACCATTCCCCCAGCAGCCGGGCGAAAAGCTGCACCAGCGCACCGGTGCCGAGGGTGGCGGCCGCGAGCACGCCAGTGAACCCGACCAGATGCGTCTCCCGCGGCAGTTCGAGCGGCAGCACGGTCACCGCGACGGACGGGAACGCGTACACGCAGACCGCGGTCGGCAGCAAAGCGCGCCGGAAGACCCTCCGTGCGGGTGCCGCGAGGCCGGTCCTCGGAAACAAGCCACGCGCAGGACTGGGGCGGTCGCGCCAAGCGGCCGCGCGCACCGAGAGCGCGGCCAGGACGAGCACCGCGACCACCAGCACGACGTGCACCAAGTAGGGCACGAGCAGCGGACCTGCCGCCGCTTCAGCGAGAAGCCCGGACACGAGCGGCCCGGCGCAGAAGCCGAGATTGAGCGCTAGCGACGCCCTCCGTGCAGCCCAGGTCGAGGGCACCAGGTCCTGCAGCCAAGCGCTGCCCACGCTGAACGCAGCGCCGGAGGCGAGGCCCTGCACGAAGCGAGCCGCGAACAGCATGGGCACAGAGTTCGCTCCAGGCAGGAAGATCAGCGAAGCGACCGCGGCCAGCGCGACCGCGGGCAGCAGCACCCGCAGCCGCCCGTACCGGTCCGACGCCGGTCCGCCAAACAACAACGAGGGAGCGAGTCCGAGCGCGTACACGCCGAAGATCGCGGTGAGCCCACTGGGCGGGATGCCGAGCCTTACCCGGTAAATCAGCAACAGCGGAGTCGAGATGTTGGCACCGAACGCGGCAGCGAACAGCAAAGCCACGGCAGCCAGCCACAACGACGAGCTGGACGTGCGCACAGCCGCGCGAGCCTTCCCGATCACGACTCATCCTGAACCGGCGGCCGCGCGCGGGCTATCTCCGTTCGGGGGTGTCGCACGGCTCGCGCTGTTTCCGCACAGGCGAGGGCTGCCGGGGATCCAGCAGGGTAGGGCTTGCGCACCCTGTGCGCGTCCGCGTCCGCCGGGTTGCGGCCGGCCACTGACGACGACGAGAAGCTCGACCAGCTCGGCTCAAGGATGCGTGATGGGCAAGAAGCCTCGGGGTTGGTGGAATACGAGTCTGCGCGACAAAGCACGAGCGCAGTACCAGGCGGATCAGATCGCGGACGCGACAGCGAAGGCGACCGCGGAGCAGCTGAACGAGGCTTGTCAGCGCGGTTGGCGGGATGGCCGGGAGGCGTTGCTTGAGGAGCAGCGGCAGCCGCGGGCCTGAGTTTCCGCTAGTTCGCCGAGGCGAGATCGCCGAGCACGCGCTGCAGCAGCGTGCGGGCGGCCTCGCCTGCTTTTGCGACCTGCCAGAGCGCGGCGACCAATTCGGTGTAGAGCTTAGCGTCGTCGGAGTCGCGGGTCGCGATCTCTGTGTGGAACGCCTCGACGGTGACCGTCGTGTCGTCGAACAGCCAGAACCCGTGCAGCGGCGGCACCGGCAGCTCCGCGTCGAGCGGCACGATGCCGACGCGCACGGTCTTGAGGTGCGTCAGCGCGATGAGGCGGTCTATCTGCCCGGCACGCACGTCCGCCGGGACGAATCCGCTGCGAAGGCACGATTCGAACAGGATCACCTCGATCGTCTTCGAGGCGTCGTAGATGATCTGCTGCCGTTCCATCCGGGCCGCGACCGCGGCGTCCGTGTCGCCGCCAGCACCGCGGAAGGCGCGGTTCTTCTCGAACACCGCGCGGGCGTAGGCCGGTGTTTGCGCGAGGCCCGGCACGACGGCGGTGTCGACGCACACGATCTTGCTGGCGTCGTGCTCGACCTCGGCGAACGAACGCTGCAGCGACTCGTGGCCGCCTCGGCGCAGGCGGTGCTTCCACGCGGCCTGGTCGAGCCGGATCGCACGCAACTCCCGCAGTAGCTCGACGTGGACGTGTTCGGGCACGCCAAGAGCCCGAGCCCACTGGGTGAGCTCGGGCTCCGTGACGACCTGCTTGCCACGCTCGATCAGCGAGACCTTCATCGGTCCCCACTCCAGCAGCTCGGCAAGCGCCCTGCCCGTGAGTTTCGGCGTGCGGGCGACGCGAATCTGCCTCAGCTGGTCAGCGAACGCCAGCAGACGGGGCGTCGGGTCTTCGGTCACGGGCTCCTCGTCGTCGGTGCGGACTGCTTGTCGTGCGGAACGGCTACCGGCCAAACGATCTCACGCCACTGCCGGTACCGCGCGACCGTAGCGGGGTCGTCGGACAGCTCCGCACCGGCCACGCCGTTGTCGTCGAACTCAAGCACCGCGACGAGCCGGTCGTCGAACAGGTAGAAGTCCTCGCCCGGCGAGCCGAGTTTGCGGGCGTGCTCCTCGCCGATCCACCGGATGTCCTCGCCGGCCCCGACGTTGAGGGGCGTGATCTCGAACATCCACCGCAGGTACTCGGTGGGCGGGTTGGTCATCATCCGCACCCGCTCGAACGTCTTGCCAGCCGCGCGGAACTCGCGGATCTGCTCGAGCCACGGTTCCATGAACGAGTTGTCGGGTCGGCCGTCCCACCACGCCTGTAACGGTTCCCGTTCCTCGGGTTCTCGGTAGGTGCCTTGGCATTCCCACCGCCACGCCGAGGACTCGAAGGTGTGGAACAGAGCGGCGAACTCGGCACCGGGCTTGACCCAGGTCATCGCGTGACGGCCTCGGCGAGCTGCTGCAGCCGCTCCGCCGAGGCGGGGTCGATCACGAACTCGGGCCGGTCTTCGTCAGCGAACGCGATCCGCTGCAGGGCCTCGATGTCGACGAACGGCAACAGGGCGGCCGGGATCTCGACCGCGGACTCATGCGCGGGCATCCCGTCGCCGCGTGAGCGCAGAATCTCGAGCGCGGCCGGGTCGGTGACCGTGGTGCCCTGAACGACGAGCGTTCCGCGGTCGGTGACGAACAACGTCGGACACCCGTTGATGTTGGAACTGGTTCCGGCGAACGCCATGCGCTGATCGGACATCGGAGATCTCTCCCTTGATCGGTTGGGCGTCCATCGTGAGCGGCTGATAGCCGACCATAGCACCGGCATCCGAGTGAAGTATCACGATTTCTCGCAACTAGCGCTTCAAGCTGTACACCCTTTCGAGGGTATCAATAATATTTCATGTGATTTATCTTGCTGAGACGTGTCTGATGCCCCATGCTCGACGCCGTGCGGGGATGGCGGAGAGAACGCGTACTGCAAACGACCGACACCACAGGCCGGCCGGTCCCGGTGACGACCGGGATCACGGTCAACGCCCGGGGCGACGGGGTGGGCGGGCTGGCTGTCGACAACGGTCCGTCCGTGGCGATCGGGCCTGGAGCCCCGCGCCGCGTTGGTCGCGAATCTTCGTTCCTCACTGGCAGATCTGCTCGAACGTCGGGGAGGCGTGCAATGGCCGAGGAAGAGGACCTGCTCGAGGACGAGCGGATCGACGTTGAATGTGTGGAGCCGCTCTCGCCCGAGGACGAGGCTGATCTTGCGGTGATGGCAGAGCGGTTCCACCCCGGCGAGCTGATCCCCCAGGACGTTTGGGAGGCCGCTGACCGCTACGTGAAGCGGAACTACCCGCGGACCGGTTTCACGCCGCCGGGCATGGTGCGGGGTCGGCGATGAGCGCACCGAGCCACGCCGCGCCGCTCGAACTCCTGCACAAGATCCCGTGCCCGTCGGAGGCAAAGAACCGCGCCGAGCCCCGGCAGATCCGGCGGATGACCAAGTCGCAGCGGGTGGGCGCGACCTGCATGTTCTGCGGGACGATCTACCGCAACAACAGCCCGGCGTACCGGTGCGAGCACTGGCACGTCCCCTGATCTCCCGAGCCGTGTCCAGGAGATTCGCGAGCGCCCCAAACTCCGGCCGCCGCGCTTGCTCCCCGACGTGGCGCGGCGGCCGGATTCCACCACCCGTTCGCGGGTGGGCAGGGGTCGGTTCGTCATCTACCCCGATCGGCGGCCGGCCCCTCGCCAGCACGGAACACCCGGTCGCCGCACCTCCCTCGACGAGGCGCGGCGACCGGGCTATCCGGCTGCCCACGTTTCCACGACGGAATGAGGACAGCCAGATGGCGCGCAACACCGCGGGCAAGGGGCCGACGAGCCAGGTGCCAGGCAAGGACCACCGGTCGACCAAGCCCACCGAAAAGAACCCCACCCCTCAGCCCCGGCCAATCCAGCCGCGGCGGCCGGAGCGCTAGGAGAACCCCGTGTCCGACAAGCGGAGTCGTCCGCCACGCCGCGATCGGCGGAGCTGCCTTGCTGGCGGCCAGGAGGGGAAGGTGGCCATCGGATCAGCGGGCAGCCGCCCGCCGAAGCAGCCAACTGGGCCAACCTATCCCGGCGGCGCATTCCGGTCGTACCTGTTCCGGTGGCGTCCGATCGGTCCCCCTGACGACGATGCCTGACAACTCGCGATCCAGTTACGATGACGCCATGCCGATGACCAGGGACAAGCGCGCGCTGGCTTCAGCCATGCTCGCGCAGGCTCCTGACTACCGCTTCTACACCTCAGACCTGCGGCAGGCCACCAGAATGCACAACGCACGCCTGTACCCGCTGCTCGAGGAGTGGCTCGAACGCGGCTGGATCAGCCACGACTACGACCCTTCACCACAGGACACTTCGCGGGACGGATGGACCGCCCGGCCCCAGCCGATGCACTACTACATGCTCACCGAGCGCGGCCGGGAAGCGCTCTCGGCCGACTAGCCAGAGCACCAATCCCCCGCGCACGCAAATGGCCCCCGCGCTCGACCACCGCGAGGTGGGAGCGCGGGGCCTTCCTTGTGGGGTGCGCCGGCTCGGGTTGGCACCACACCTGGCGCAGGGTAGGGGGATTCACCCCGGCGATGACGATGCCGACGAGCAGCCCCCGGACGGCCTCGGCGATCGCGACAGGCTCGGTGACGCCGGATGAGCACGCGTCCATAGTTGGACACCTGAGCCTGCCGCGGCCGAGCATAAAAAAGCCCAGGCCGTTGGCCTGGGCTTTTGCTCCCCCGCTTGGACTCGAACCAAGAACCCTCCGGTTAACAGCCGAATGCTCTGCCAGTTGAGCTACAGGGGATCGTGCTTTGCCGGTCCGGATCTCTCCGGGCTGACAGGAAGAAACTTTAGCCCATCCCGTTTCGGCTTCGCACAGGGGGGTCGGTTTCCGGCTCGGCTGTGCTCGCGGCGATTCTGTTGGACAATGGACAGTCGGAACCCCGGCGAACGAGAGGTGTGGCGGCGATGAAGAAGTTCCTGCTGGGCGTGGGCCTGGGGTATGTGCTGGGCACCAAGGCCGGCCGGGGACGGTACGAGCAGATCGTGCGCGCCTACCGCAAACTCGTCGACCATCCGATGGTCCAGGGGGCCGCCGGGGTGGCGCGGGCCAAGCTGGGCGAGAAGTTCGGCCGCGGCTGAGCCGGGCCAAGCCGCCCACCGGCCCGCACCCAGGGCCGACCTCGACGACCAGGCACCTCGCCGCTCACCCCCAAACCTCGGCACCCGGGCACCTCGCCGCTCACCCCAAACCTCGACAACCGGGCACCCACCCGGGCATCCAGGCGAGCAGCCTGCCCGCCGACCTCACCCAGGCTTCCGCCACACGATCGAATACCGCCGCAGCACGTGGTGCCGGTACCGCAGGCCAGGCAGCACTTCACGGGCCGCGGTGCGGACTTGCCGGTAGCTCAGCCGCGGCGGCGCCACCGGCATGCCTTCCGGGCCGCTCGCCCTGCGCAGCACCTTCGTGATCCGGACGATCGGCGCGGCCGCGATCATCGCCGCCCACTCCCCCGCGCCGGCCTCCCGGGCCAGGCCGACCACCACCAGCACGCCGCCGGGATTGAGCAGGTCCCGCATCCGGGTCAGCGCCGGCACGAAGTCCAGATGGTGGATCGTCGCGACCGAACAGACGAAGTCGTACGTGCCAAGGTCGGCCGTCAGGAAATCGTCTCGCAGGAACGTCACCCCGGGCCAGAATCCGGCCTGGGCGATCATCTCCGGCGATTTGTCGATACCGACCACTTGCGGCACCCGAGAAGCCAGCTTGCGCGCCAGCAGACCGTCGCCGCAGCCGACGTCCAATGCGGACGTGCAGCCGGCTGGCACCGCGCGCAGGATTCCCGGGTGCCGGGCGACGTTGGTGTTCCAGTACGTCATCCGGGGATGCGCGCGACGAAGAAGATCCGCCGGAATTCGAACCAGGTCGTGCCGTCCGCGCGCGGCGGATAAGCCTCGTCCAGCAGCGGTGCCAAGTCGTCCTGGAACTCCGTCCAGTCGGAGTCGCTCAGCGCCGCCCGGATGGGCCGCAGCGCGGTTCCGGTGATCCACTCCAGCACCGCGCGCGGGCCGGAAAGCTGCTGCACGTAGGTGGTTTCCCAGGCATCGACCAGACAGCCGGCGTCCGCGAGCAAGTCGGCGTAGTCGCGTGGCTCGCCGACCGCGTCCTCGTCGCGCAACGTCACCGAGGACAGCCGCGAAGCCCACTTCGGGGCGGCCGCCAGCTGCCTGGAGATCGCGTGCGACGGGGCAGCGAAATTGCCTGGTACCTGCACCGCGAGCACCGCCCCGGCGGGCAGCTCGCCAGCCCAGCGGCGCAGCAGCTTCTCGTGCCCGGGCACCCACTGCAGGACGGCGTTCGAGACGACCACGTCGGTGTCTGGCTTGGGCGTCCAGGTGCGCACGTCGCCGACCTCGGCGGCGATGCCGCGTTCGCGGGCCGCGCCGACCATCTCCGGCGAGCTGTCCAGCGCCTCCAGCGTCGCCTCCGGCCAGCGGCGCGCCAGGTCAAGGGTGAGCGTGCCGGGGCCGCAGCCGAGATCGACCACGCGCCGCGGCGAGGCCGCCGAGACGCGTCCGACCAAGTCGTAGAACGGCCTGCCGCGCAGATCCGCATAGTCCAGGTATTTCGCCGGATCCCACATTCCAGCCTCCCGCCCAGTAACAGTACGTTCGTACTGAGTACGAGCGTACTGCTACCTGTCGCGGTTGGCCAGCTTCTCCGCGACCTCCGCCGCCACCGCCTCGACCAGCGCCGGGTCGGTGCCCGGGTCCGGCCGGACCTGCAGTTCGACGCCGTCGCGACCGGGAACCTTGCGCTGCACGAACCACGCGCCGCCCTCCGGGAACTCGTGCCGGTGCCTGCTACGGACCGAACCGTCGACCCGCAGCCGCACCTGACGCGGCAGCTTCCCGGGCTCCGGCAGCCGGAACCGCTGCGGCTCGCGGTCGGCCAGCACGGCTACCGCGCCGGCCCGGCCGGTCTCCTCCGATTCGATCAGCGTGAACACGCCCTCGCCCCAGCTCGCCTTGCCCACCAGGTGCCAGCCGACCCGCCGGGCGCTCTCGCCGTCCGGGATCCACAGGCCCAGCGAGGTCACCACGAGATGCCCGCCGGACTCGACCGCCGCGACCGCGACCGGTTCCTCGCCCCGGTCCAGCTCGCCGGGAAA
This sequence is a window from Amycolatopsis benzoatilytica AK 16/65. Protein-coding genes within it:
- a CDS encoding ABC transporter ATP-binding protein, with translation MLAVDDLAVRYGRAVQALRGVTVEVPEGGIVAVLGSNGAGKSTLLRAVSGTLGLYQATIERGRLRLDGRELRRATPGRMVTSGVVQVPEGRRIFGRLTVEENLRAGGIRVRGRAAKAASRERVYDLFPILAERRRQRAGLLSGGEQQMLAIGRALMASPRLLLLDEPSLGLAPRVVGKIADVVEQINRQGTAVLLVEQNAEMAFELAQQVYVLELGSVSLSGAVEELRGSDQVQQLYLGGGTADRFARNSATARRGFDVWSRG
- a CDS encoding helix-turn-helix domain-containing protein, coding for MTEDPTPRLLAFADQLRQIRVARTPKLTGRALAELLEWGPMKVSLIERGKQVVTEPELTQWARALGVPEHVHVELLRELRAIRLDQAAWKHRLRRGGHESLQRSFAEVEHDASKIVCVDTAVVPGLAQTPAYARAVFEKNRAFRGAGGDTDAAVAARMERQQIIYDASKTIEVILFESCLRSGFVPADVRAGQIDRLIALTHLKTVRVGIVPLDAELPVPPLHGFWLFDDTTVTVEAFHTEIATRDSDDAKLYTELVAALWQVAKAGEAARTLLQRVLGDLASAN
- a CDS encoding GAF domain-containing sensor histidine kinase, which encodes MARAGTDGILGQVEALSRLVEEHGDITGLLDRAALLRATSHRVRSCTGLDLGYAAALEGADLLVIRGWAGASGSALRNLEVPRGLGLGGKTLATTRPMWVPDYCASSRITHQFDEVIRSERIGAMVAVPLIRNDEVLGVVYGASREETDLGDAVVARMEEVAEPAAASLHLADRIASHTRSTLANERRRIAIALHDSVGALLFGIGAEVRDLQSDATAAPELIAKLRGVEARIAETAAVFRESLAVLDDVSPKQALTATLRGDCEAFAHRTGVAARCVALTDLPELDAGRNAALVAITREAMVNVEKHAKASSVVVSVACFGGGIILAIADDGLGWGGEQPAESSRGMGLNACRERVARLGGTLSVVGNEDGGITVRARIPVVDRE
- a CDS encoding trans-aconitate 2-methyltransferase; the protein is MWDPAKYLDYADLRGRPFYDLVGRVSAASPRRVVDLGCGPGTLTLDLARRWPEATLEALDSSPEMVGAARERGIAAEVGDVRTWTPKPDTDVVVSNAVLQWVPGHEKLLRRWAGELPAGAVLAVQVPGNFAAPSHAISRQLAAAPKWASRLSSVTLRDEDAVGEPRDYADLLADAGCLVDAWETTYVQQLSGPRAVLEWITGTALRPIRAALSDSDWTEFQDDLAPLLDEAYPPRADGTTWFEFRRIFFVARIPG
- a CDS encoding response regulator produces the protein MNEPIRVLVVDDHPVVTQGVALLLRSQPNVVLAGSARTGREALEAAAALDPDVVLLDLRLPDMLATEVIRKLRTVRPAARVLLFTAYADHAALPAALEEGVVGCLLKDVSTTDLASAIQDAHRGQTVMDPRVDAASGNRLREALLRVGLTRREYEVLRLVATGHTNPEVAAELGLTRNTVKTYLQSAMGKLGARNRVEAIAKASEARLL
- a CDS encoding MFS transporter; the encoded protein is MIGKARAAVRTSSSSLWLAAVALLFAAAFGANISTPLLLIYRVRLGIPPSGLTAIFGVYALGLAPSLLFGGPASDRYGRLRVLLPAVALAAVASLIFLPGANSVPMLFAARFVQGLASGAAFSVGSAWLQDLVPSTWAARRASLALNLGFCAGPLVSGLLAEAAAGPLLVPYLVHVVLVVAVLVLAALSVRAAAWRDRPSPARGLFPRTGLAAPARRVFRRALLPTAVCVYAFPSVAVTVLPLELPRETHLVGFTGVLAAATLGTGALVQLFARLLGEWCGATGAALGALGYGAAAAAAAPQSTAVVLAGGVLLGAGGGLCLYAGLRLIGELARPDTRGACTGLFYAWAYTGFAMPLLATSFVPVSRLLAPLSALAVAAAAVAGWLAATRG
- a CDS encoding DUF6879 family protein; its protein translation is MTWVKPGAEFAALFHTFESSAWRWECQGTYREPEEREPLQAWWDGRPDNSFMEPWLEQIREFRAAGKTFERVRMMTNPPTEYLRWMFEITPLNVGAGEDIRWIGEEHARKLGSPGEDFYLFDDRLVAVLEFDDNGVAGAELSDDPATVARYRQWREIVWPVAVPHDKQSAPTTRSP
- a CDS encoding class I SAM-dependent methyltransferase, which produces MTYWNTNVARHPGILRAVPAGCTSALDVGCGDGLLARKLASRVPQVVGIDKSPEMIAQAGFWPGVTFLRDDFLTADLGTYDFVCSVATIHHLDFVPALTRMRDLLNPGGVLVVVGLAREAGAGEWAAMIAAAPIVRITKVLRRASGPEGMPVAPPRLSYRQVRTAAREVLPGLRYRHHVLRRYSIVWRKPG